The following is a genomic window from Streptomyces chrestomyceticus JCM 4735.
CCTGGAAGATCGCCTACGAGCGCTGGCGGGACGCCACCAACCGCGACGACTTCGCCGTACTCGCGCGGCAGACACTCACCGAGGTGCAGGCGGCCGGCGCCTTGTGCTGACGGCAGGCTCGCGGCCCAACCCCGCTCCCGCGCTGCCGGCCTCGGCCGTACCTGCCCCTCACCTGTCCCGCCCCAAGCCCCGGCGGATCGCGATCTCCACGGGCGAGTACGCGCCGTCGGCCCGCTCCAGTTCGTACGGCGCGGCCGGCATCAGCGGCGGCTGGGCCATGAAACGCGGCCGCCTCCCGTGGTGCGGCTGCGCCGCGTGCACCAGGAACGGGTGGCACAGGAAGACATCGCCCGGGGACCCGGTGGCCAGGGTGAGCGGCCGGTGGTCGGACGCCGCCACCAGATCGGGCGCCAGGGCCAGCCCGCTGGCCCCCTCCTCCCCGTACCCCTCCAGTACCTTCGGCACGTCGAGGTGTGAGCCGACCCGGATGCGGGTCGGGGCGTCCTCGTCACCGACCTCGCTGAACAGGAACAGCATCAGCAGCGCCCGGCCACGGGAGCGCAGATTGGTGAAGTACCAGCTCTCGCCCTCCGGCAGATAGCTCCCCTCGATGTGCCAGCCCGCGTCGTCCGGTTCCTCCTCGTGCGGGAAGCGCAGCGGGAAGGTCCCCAGCGAATAGCGCGGCTCCCAGCGCCCCGCGCCGACGAGCAGGTCGTACGCGTGGTGCAGGTCCGGGAGTTGGGCGCGGCGGCGAACGGCCCTTGTGCCAGGCCCGGCACCCAGTGCACGGGCTGCTTCCACGTCGTCGGGTCGTCCGGGTCGCAGCCCGTCTCCCGCCACAGCAGCCGCGCGCAGTCCGCGGCCACGCGCGGCGCGACGGCACCCTCCAGCTTCACGAAGCCGTCGCGCAGGAATCGGGATATCAAGGTCGTGTCATCCATGACTCCATCGTGCGGCGACGCCGGCCCCGGCCGCCCGACATTTTCCGCACCGTCTTTGTCGGGTGTTCACGAAGTCGACCCTGACATCCGGCCGCGGAAACGCTTCTCTTTCCTGTCGCCGGAAATCAGAGACAGGGGCACCTTCCAGCCGTTGTTTTCCCTGGCGCAGGTCGGTGACTTCGACGAAGCCCGTGCCGCGCCGGTAGCCGCACTTGTTCATGTGGAACGTGGTGCGCCACTGATCGAGGATGGCGTCGCCGTCGGGGCCCGCCAGCGAACGCGGGGGATACAGGTGACTGAACAGCCGCCATTGTCCGATCTCGGTACCGAGGCCCAGGTCCGACACGGTACGCACAGCGGTGTCCTCGTACTGCCCCTCCCCCATGTAGATGCCGTCCCACTCACGCGCCTCTTCGTCACGTTCCCGCCAGCACCGGAGCGCCGTCGCCGTATCCGCCGCGCAATTCCGGCCCGCTGCGCCGTGGAGCATTGCGGGCACCAGCGCCGGACTGTCGTCGTGGGTCACCCAGCGCAGGAGAGCCTGGTTGGCGGCATACGGTACGACGCGCACGGCTGTTCCAGTAGGCGGAAAGCGGCCATCTCCCAGGGTTCCTCGATCCGCAGAGTCCGCCAGGCGAAGCCGGGCCGGGTGTTGGTGAGGACGATGGAGTCGGTCAGGTCGCACTGGGTCAGCCGCCCTTGAGGGAACTCGTGACGTCAGGTCTCGATGGCTTTGTCCAAGCGCTCTGCTCGCGTGCTGGAGATGCCCTGGTGCGCCGCGTCGAAGACATACGCCATGTCGCGGAGTTCGGATTCCGAGAGGTCATGGATCACCGCGTAGTGAGCGGCGGGCCGCAGGTCGCCGAATCCGAGTTCCGGACGGTTGAAGTAGGGGCTGAAGCGTTCGATGGCTACGCGGGTGACTCCGTTGGGCGGAGCGAGATGGTGGATCGCCGGAAGCTGGTCGATGACCGAGTCGTAGTCCTCTTCGGTCTCGTCCGGGAAGCCGAAGAGGTAGTTCCACACGACACCGAGACTCACCGACTCCGCTGTCCCGCGGCATGCGGACGTTCTGGCAGCCGGTCACGCCTTTGTCCATCAGCTTCAGCACCCGCCCGCTGAGGCTTTCGGTGCCGGGCTGCACGTAGTGGATACCGGCGGCGACGAGGGAGGCGAGCTGTTCGCGGCGCATGTTGGACTGAGGTGCGGTTGTGTGCTGCCCAACGAATCTCCCCAGCCCGGCAGGCAACCGGCCGTCCGGTCACCGCTCGTGGCCACATCGCTTACGTGGAGATGGCGGACCTCGAAGAGCGCGGGGGTGGCGCTACGGGGCTCCAGGAACCCGGACCAGGGCGACCTGCGTTTCCCCCCGGCGGAATGGGCCGCCTCCCGAGAAGGCGTGCGCAACGGTGAGTTCGGCCGACCGTCGTCGTGGAACTACTTCAGCGACGGCCGTCGAGATCATGGTGTGGGCCACCAGTTACCGGTGGCCCACACCACGGTCGGCTGATCAAGCGTGATCAGCCGACCTTCCACAGGACGCCTTCGCCCTGTCCGCCGCCGGACTTGTAGATGACCAGCTTTCCGTCATCCTCCAGGCGCAGGAACGCCTCGGGGTTCTTTGAAGTCTTGGTGGACCAGAGGTCACCGCCCTTGCCCTGCCCACCGCCGGCCTTGTAGACGACGAGGTTGCCGTCATCCTGCATACGGGCGTAGTTGCCCACCCCGGACGTGCCGCTGGCCCACAGGAGGGTGCCGTCACCACGTCGGTACAGGGCCAGGTTGCCGTCGTACCGCATGATCAGCAGCCCCGCCTTGGACGAGGTCCACTGTCCCGCCTGCAGTTCCTGACCACCGGCGAGCGTGGTCGGACGGCCCCAGGTGGCCGAGTTCCACAGCGACCCGCCCTTGCCCGGGCCGCCGTCCTTCTTGTAGACGACGAGATTGCCGTCGTCCTGGAGGTGGAGGAACGCTCCGGGGTTCTTGGAGGTCTTGGTGGACCAGAGGTCACCACCCTTACCCTGGCCGCCGCCGGCCTTGTAGACGACGAGGTTGCCGTCATCCTGCATACGGGCGTAGTTGCCCACCCCGGACGTGCCACTGGCCCACACGGTGACGCCGCTCTCACGGTGCTGGAGAACCAGGTTGCCGTCCCGCTGCATCAGCAGCGTGGTGTTCTTGTTCTCGATCCACTGGCCCGGACGCAGCTCCAGCCCCGAGGTGAAGGTGACGGGACGGCCGAAGGTGTCACTGCTCCACAGTGAACCGCCCTTGCCCTGTCCGCCGTCCTTCTTGTAGACGACCATGTTGCCGTCGTCCTGGAGCTGAAGGTAGGAGCCCGGGGAGCGGAAGGTGTCGGAGGCCCAGAGATTGCCGCCCTTGCCCTGTCCACCGGTCTTCTTGTAGACGACGAGGTTGCCGTCGCTCTGCATCTGCAGGTAGGCGCCGGGATTGCCGAAGGTCTGGGTGGCCCACAGGACCTGGCCGCCCGCCTTGTGGTACATGGCCAGGTTGCCGTCCTTCTGCATCCGCAGTTCGACGCGGGCGCCCTCCAGCTTCTCACCGGGGTTCAGCCGCTGGCCCGGCATGAGCAGGGAGCTCTTGAAGTGGTCGCGCAGCCAGGAGTTCAGCCCGTCGACACGGATGGCCGTGGCCTGCCCCGGTCCGGTGGCCTCCGACCCGAAGCACCCCGCGCCGTTCGAGCCGGCGGCGAGCGCCACCAGTTCGGAGCCGTTCTCGTCCTCGCGGACCACGGGGCCTCCGGCATCGCCCTGACAGATGCCGCCGGCGGTCCCCGCGGGCGTCAGGGTGAGGAGGTCGTCCCCGACCTTGTCAGCGGTGAGGGTGGTCGTGTGCAGCCGCTCGGGGGCCCATTCGTCCTTGGTCCGGCCGAAGCCCGCCGCCGCCAGTGTCTTCCCCTCAGCGGCAGGAGTGTCGGCCACGGCGATCGAATCGACTCCTACGGCGGGGCGATCCAGGCGGGCCAGGACCACACCGCGGCTGGGGTGCGGCACCAGTTCGCCGACCTCGCTGACCGTGCCGTGCGAACTGTTCAGGTCGGTACGGCCGACGGTCACCGTGGTCTTCAGCCGGGGCTTGCCCGCGGCGGGTGCCTCGCCGGGCTTCTCGGCGAAGCAGGCGCCGGCGGTGAGAACCCACTGCGGGTCGACCAGCACCCCTGTGCAGCCGCGCACGTGGTCACCAATCATGATCTGAGCGGTGTAGGAGTACGTGCCCTCCTTGGCAACTTCGCCGACAACGGCGTGCGCGGGTACGGCACTCACCGCGCTCAGCGCGGCACATGAGGTGAGCAGCGCGGCCGCTGCGCGTGGGCGTATTCGAGACAAGGCGATGCGATCCGTTCTCTGCTGTTCAGCAGGGTGCAAAGAGAAGTGCCCGAGCGTAGGAAACTCACCGGTGAGCGGAACTCGGGCAGAACTGATGAGCTTATCCGATGGTGCGCCGCCGTCGGCACCGGAGCAGCAGTGTTCCGGCCCACTCCGGTGCCGGGCGATGAGTGCACCACACGTCGATTCCGAGGACCCTCACACCGGCGGGCGACGGTAGTCCGCTGGGGAGCGGTCCACTTGGAGGTGGATATCTCGATGAGGGCGTGCGGACGACGCTCCGGGTCGGAAGTTTCTCCGGCCGCCCCCGCCTCATTCTTGCCCAAGGCGATGTTCTGTTTGCGGCCATCGGTGGTCAGCGTCATATTGGCCTGGTGATCGGCGCCTGCCTTCACTCCATACACCTTGGGGATCGATCGACAGGCTCAGGTATCCAGTTTCGCCGGTGACGCCGAAGCAGCGGGCCTGCCCGATGATGCGTAATCAGATGATCGCCAAGCGGCCGTCGTTGTTGCAGTGGACGAGCATGACATGTCCGTCGCCGCGCTAGAGGTCGATGCCGAGTTCCTTCTTGGTCTTGTCGGCATTCGGGTAATCGAAGTTCTCGACGGCGGGCCGGGCTAAGGATCTCGGCGGCCCGCGCGATGTGCTGCTGCGGAGTACATGCGGACGTGCGCCGATGGGGCAGCACGCGAGGGGGCGGGCCCGACTCGTGTCGATGTCGGGGGCCGGGATGTCAGATGGCGGAGGACATGAGAACGAGCGTGGTCACGAAGGCGAGGAGAAAGATGGCGGTTTGCTTGCCCGACAAGTTCTCCATCGGCTTTCCCGAGCGCTTCAGGGCGAGTTGACGGTTGATGTACTTGGCGAAGAGCAGTCGGAGAATCACCAAGCTGATCATGGTAGTGGTGTAGAGCAACAGCGGCAGTGTGTCCATGTAACCGTGCGCCGCCGAATTCACGCCGATCGCGATCGCTCCGGCCAGCGGGAGCGATGCCGCGATGAGTTTGTCTCTCGCGGTGGTGGCCATAAACTACGCCGCCACCGCGAGGGCGAATCCGGACACGATGGCGGCCACCCACCATTGGGTTTCTGACGGCGTGGATGTCAGCATGGCACTTTTTCTTTCCTTCACCGAGATGACAGGCGGCCGCGAGCGAGACGAGTGGGCCTCGCCTCACTGGCGTGGTGCCACCTCAGGCGGCTACCAGGTGAGCCGGCCGACCACCGTGGTCGTGACGTCATGGGCGACGTTGGCCATCTTCTCGCCAACCCGTTCGACCGCGAGCCCGAATGCCGGACGGAATGCGGAACTGTCCGGCCCATCCGTTGCGGCACCGCCAGCGATCGTGCACCAGTGCCCGGTGTCCCTGAGCCCAGTCCTTGGCGCTCTTCCCGTCCTCGGTCCAGAGACCGCGTTCCACGTACCGGCCAGGGCTTGTCGTTGTCGGAAGTCCGGGAGGCGTTGGTCCCGTTCGGTGGCGCTCTCTCGCCTCCTTGGCCGAATCGGTGGCACTCCGGGCACAGGAGTCCGCCTTGTTCGCTCACCGGTCTCTGGCCTCTCGTGGAAGCCGCCCCCTGCAGACGCGGAGCGTAGAGCAACGCCCTGAAGCCCCGTCAGGAAAGTCGGCATCGAGTCGGCATCAGTACGACCAGAGTGGCCAGAACTGATCGACCCCGCCCATCCGCCTCGACTCACCCCACCCCCCGTGGCCTGCAAAGACGCAGGTCACAGAGGGTGCGACCGCTATCCCGCCGCCCGGGTCGGACGATCCCCCGCGTCGCCCGACCCGGGCGGCCGATCCGGTGTCCTGGCCGCGTCGGGGCGGACATCCGGAGGTCTGCTGAGTATATTGGCTCTCAGCCAGTCAACGCAGGAGTTAACAGAATGTCCCCCCGCAGCCCCTCGGTCAATGAAGAGTTGCGGCGGCGTTCCCGGGAGCGTTTGTTGCAGGCGACCGTCGAGCTGGTGGACGAGCGCGGGTACGAGGCGACGACGCTCGGGGACATCGCCTGCCGTGCCGGGTCGGCGCGTGGGCTGATCTCGTACTACTTCCCGGGCAAACGGCAGTTGCTGCAGTCGGCCGTGCACCGGCTGATGCACCACTCGTTGCAGGCGGCGCTCGACCGTGAGCCGTTGCCGACGGGTGAGGACGCGGGCCGGGAGCGGCTGGCGCGGGCGATCGACGCGATTCTGGGGCTGGCGCAGGAGCGGCCGCTGCTGATGCGTACACACATGGCCGGGATTCTGACGGCGGAAGGTTTCATCCAGTGCCCCGAACAGCAGCGGCTGGCGTTTCTGCTGCGTGACACGGTGGAGCGGTACGGCACCGAGGACGCGGACACGGACTACCGGCTGTTGCGGGCGTTGTTGATGGGGTCGGTGGTGGCGGTGTTGTTGCCAGGAGCCCCGATGCCTGCCGCGCGGCTTCGGGCGGAGCTGTTCCAGCGGTACGGCTTGGACTGGGAGCTGGGGACTCCGCCCAGCGAGGGACCGGAGCCGCCGCTGGAGGGGCCGCCTCCGTTGCAGGACCCGCCGCCGGCGCTGGACCCGCCACCGGCGCTGGATCCGCAGGGACCGCCGTCGGTGCAGGGACCGCCACCGGTGCAGGAGTCGCCTGTGCGCGAGGCGCCGGTGCCGGAGTCGTCGCCGGTGCTGGGGCGGGAAGGTGCCGCTGCCGAGGGGTAGGGGCGGGGCTCCAGGGTGCTGCGAGAATCGCTCGATCGGGTGAATGGCGATTTGGGCGCGTGGTTCACTCCGGCGGGTTACGGGCTGCCGTCGCCGTACCGTCGGCCAACCCCGGCGGCACACCTCCCGCGCGCCCCCCACCGGTGCGACTCTGGAAGTACTCCGCGGGAAGGGGCCTTCCGTGCTTCGTGTCGCAGTGATCGGTTCGGGACCCAGTGGCGTCTACACCGCTCAGGCGCTGGTCGGGCAGGAGGCCGTACCGGATGTCGAGGTGTATGTGCTCGACCGGCTGCCGTGCCCGTACGGGCTGGTCCGCTACGGGGTCGCGCCCGACCACGAGAAGATCAAATCGCTGCAGCACAACCTCCGTACGGTGCTGGAGCACCCCCGTGTGCACTTCCTCGGCAATGTCGACGTGGGGGCCGACGGTCTCAAGCCGCAGGAGCTGCGGCGCATGTTCCACGCAGTGGTGTACTGCGTGGGGGCCGCCACCGACCGCCGCCTGGGTGTCCCGGGTGAGGAGCTGCCGGGCAGCCACTCCGCCACCGCCTTCGTCTCCTGGTACAGCGCGCACCCGGACGCCGCGGACGGCCGGTTCCCGCTGACCGCGCGGTCGGCGGTGGTGATCGGCGTCGGCAATGTCGCGGTGGACGTGGCACGGATCCTCGCCCGCGGGGCCGACGAGCTGGCGCGTACGGACGTGCCGCAGGCGGCGCTCGGCGCGTTCGCGGAGAGCCGGGTGGAGGACGTGTGGATGGTGGGGCGGCGGGGGCCGTCGCAGGCCAAGTTCACCACCAAGGAACTACGCGAACTGGGTGCGCTGCCGGACGCCGACGTGCTCGTGGAGCCTGGGGAACTGGCGCTGGATCCGGCGTACGGCGACCCTTCCGGGCTGCCCGCGGTGAACCGCCGCAATGTGGAGGTGCTGCGCGGCTGGGCCGAGGGGAAGAAAGAAAAAGCGGTCGGAAGGCGGCGGGTTCGGTTGCGGTTCTTTCTGCGGCCGGTCGAGGTGGTCGGTGACGCGGAGTCGGGGGTACGGGGGGTGCGGTTCGAGCGGACGGTTCCGGACGGGCTGGGCGGTGTCACGGGGACCGGGCAGTACGAGGAGATCGCGGCGCAGTTGGTCCTGCGCTCGGTCGGGTACAAGGGGACGCCGCAGCCCGGGCTGCCGTTCGACGCGGCCACCGGGACCGTGCCGCACGTGGAGGGCCGGGTGCTGCGGGAGGGCGTGCCGTGTCCCGGCGAGTACGTGGCCGGGTGGATCAAGCGGGGGCCGACCGGGGTGATCGGCACGAACCGGCCATGTGCGAAGCAGACGGCGGCGGCGCTGCTGGCGGACGCGGACGAGCTGGCGCGCGAGCCGCTGCCGGACGATCCGGTGACCGCGTTGCTGCGTAGGGGGCAGCGGCCGGTCCGCTGGCCGGGCTGGCTGGGCATCGAGGCGGCGGAAGCAGCGCTCGGCCGGGGGCTGGGACGGACCACCGTGAAGATCGCCGACTGGCCCGGGCTGCTGGCGGCAGCCGGCCGGGGAGAGGGAGACAGGGGTGGGGACGGGGGTGGAGGTGGGGACGGGGGATGAAAGTGCGGGTGCGGGCCCTGGTGGGGGCGCTGAGCCGGGGCGTGGGGAGAGGCCCGCGCGCCGGGGTGCCGCTAGGCCCTGTCGGCCCCGGCGTCGAGGCGTTCGTCCTGGAGTTCCGCCGCCTTCAGGACGCGTTCGATCAGGCCGGGGAAGAGTTCGTCCAGGTCGGCGCGGCGCAGCACGTTCATCTTGGCGGTGCCTCGGTAGATCTGGCTGATGACGCCGTGCTCGCGCAGTACGCGGTAGTGGTGCGTACAGGTGGACTTGCTGACGGGCAGCTCGATGACCGTGCAGGACAGTTCGCCCTCGGCGGCGGCCAGGCGGCGTACGATCCGCAGCCGCATCGGGTCGGCGAGCGCGTGCAGTACGTCTTCGAGGCGGATCGCCGAACGGTCCGGGTGGTCCAGGACGCGGGCACCGGTCCGGTCGGCGGATGTCGTCGTGGTGGTCGTCATGGCGGCTCCTGGAAGTCGGCTCCGGGCGGTCGGTTCCTGCCGGGGATCACCATTATACGAGGAACGTCGTATTTTGACATCCTCGCAGGACGCGTGGGGTGGACGGCCGGGAGGTGACCGGCCGGTCCCGCCGGTGCGGGGCGGGCTGACGTGGGCTCAGCCGCCGGTGGCCGACATGCATGCGGCCCGTTGGGGCACCCGTGGCGAAAGAGTGAACCGCCGGAGTCCGGCGGGCCGCGCGAGTCCCGCCGGGGACGAGTGAGGTACCTGTGAGGTACGCGTGGGCCACGAGTGGCGTACGCGTGGAACGACGGCTGACCACGATCGCCGGACCGCGACCCGGTCGCCGGTTCGC
Proteins encoded in this region:
- a CDS encoding DUF5825 family protein; this translates as MTHDDSPALVPAMLHGAAGRNCAADTATALRCWRERDEEAREWDGIYMGEGQYEDTAVRTVSDLGLGTEIGQWRLFSHLYPPRSLAGPDGDAILDQWRTTFHMNKCGYRRGTGFVEVTDLRQGKQRLEGAPVSDFRRQEREAFPRPDVRVDFVNTRQRRCGKCRAAGAGVAARWSHG
- a CDS encoding trypsin-like serine protease; its protein translation is MSAVPAHAVVGEVAKEGTYSYTAQIMIGDHVRGCTGVLVDPQWVLTAGACFAEKPGEAPAAGKPRLKTTVTVGRTDLNSSHGTVSEVGELVPHPSRGVVLARLDRPAVGVDSIAVADTPAAEGKTLAAAGFGRTKDEWAPERLHTTTLTADKVGDDLLTLTPAGTAGGICQGDAGGPVVREDENGSELVALAAGSNGAGCFGSEATGPGQATAIRVDGLNSWLRDHFKSSLLMPGQRLNPGEKLEGARVELRMQKDGNLAMYHKAGGQVLWATQTFGNPGAYLQMQSDGNLVVYKKTGGQGKGGNLWASDTFRSPGSYLQLQDDGNMVVYKKDGGQGKGGSLWSSDTFGRPVTFTSGLELRPGQWIENKNTTLLMQRDGNLVLQHRESGVTVWASGTSGVGNYARMQDDGNLVVYKAGGGQGKGGDLWSTKTSKNPGAFLHLQDDGNLVVYKKDGGPGKGGSLWNSATWGRPTTLAGGQELQAGQWTSSKAGLLIMRYDGNLALYRRGDGTLLWASGTSGVGNYARMQDDGNLVVYKAGGGQGKGGDLWSTKTSKNPEAFLRLEDDGKLVIYKSGGGQGEGVLWKVG
- a CDS encoding TetR/AcrR family transcriptional regulator, which translates into the protein MSPRSPSVNEELRRRSRERLLQATVELVDERGYEATTLGDIACRAGSARGLISYYFPGKRQLLQSAVHRLMHHSLQAALDREPLPTGEDAGRERLARAIDAILGLAQERPLLMRTHMAGILTAEGFIQCPEQQRLAFLLRDTVERYGTEDADTDYRLLRALLMGSVVAVLLPGAPMPAARLRAELFQRYGLDWELGTPPSEGPEPPLEGPPPLQDPPPALDPPPALDPQGPPSVQGPPPVQESPVREAPVPESSPVLGREGAAAEG
- a CDS encoding FAD-dependent oxidoreductase; translated protein: MLRVAVIGSGPSGVYTAQALVGQEAVPDVEVYVLDRLPCPYGLVRYGVAPDHEKIKSLQHNLRTVLEHPRVHFLGNVDVGADGLKPQELRRMFHAVVYCVGAATDRRLGVPGEELPGSHSATAFVSWYSAHPDAADGRFPLTARSAVVIGVGNVAVDVARILARGADELARTDVPQAALGAFAESRVEDVWMVGRRGPSQAKFTTKELRELGALPDADVLVEPGELALDPAYGDPSGLPAVNRRNVEVLRGWAEGKKEKAVGRRRVRLRFFLRPVEVVGDAESGVRGVRFERTVPDGLGGVTGTGQYEEIAAQLVLRSVGYKGTPQPGLPFDAATGTVPHVEGRVLREGVPCPGEYVAGWIKRGPTGVIGTNRPCAKQTAAALLADADELAREPLPDDPVTALLRRGQRPVRWPGWLGIEAAEAALGRGLGRTTVKIADWPGLLAAAGRGEGDRGGDGGGGGDGG
- a CDS encoding ArsR/SmtB family transcription factor encodes the protein MTTTTTTSADRTGARVLDHPDRSAIRLEDVLHALADPMRLRIVRRLAAAEGELSCTVIELPVSKSTCTHHYRVLREHGVISQIYRGTAKMNVLRRADLDELFPGLIERVLKAAELQDERLDAGADRA